A portion of the Oncorhynchus gorbuscha isolate QuinsamMale2020 ecotype Even-year linkage group LG19, OgorEven_v1.0, whole genome shotgun sequence genome contains these proteins:
- the si:dkey-82o10.4 gene encoding m-AAA protease-interacting protein 1, mitochondrial → MMQRFTCIATCGELRGLVKRSYVSSLASPLNRTYTTMPKQPLCRSSTSIYTCTAGPLGEPTARCSLHNVRRQSGVFSHEKYRHYCTESENERKRIGGHGHHGITVVGIPDPLTWIRNKVHIYLIELYFQLGINNVEFDNGVKQALVHVSTMMSNGNFEELRGLVSTEMVVYAQQRCRALSETQRRHLAISLDDIIFILPEEVSVVFDSNGRKFCFIVMRFWHMSTADVPEDPESTKIFKMAATEEEGPQKKIVTAVYEFHRELTRGAEPDWTVTNIWHWHWKQIG, encoded by the exons ATGATGCAGCGGTTTACATGTATCGCCACGTGCGGTGAGCTCCGCGGGTTAGTAAAGCGCTCATACGTGTCATCGCTGGCCTCCCCCTTGAATAGGACCTATACCACAATGCCAAAACAGCCCCTATGCCGTTCATCGACGTCTATCTATACGTGCACCGCGGGTCCGCTTGGAGAACCGACCGCACGATGTAGCTTGCATAACGTGCGGCGACAAAGTGGGGTTTTCTCTCATGAGAAATACAGACACTACTGCACAGAGAGCGAGAATGAACGGAAGCGCATTGGCGGCCATGGTCATCATGGCATCACAGTTGTCGGCATCCCCGATCCACTCACGTGGATTCGGAATAAAGTCCACATCTACTTGATAGAACTCTATTTTCAATTGGGCATTAACAATGTGGAATTTGACAATGGAGTCAAGCAG GCACTGGTCCATGTCTCCACCATGATGTCCAATGGCAACTTTGAGGAGCTGAGAGGGTTGGTATCAACAGAG ATGGTGGTCTATGCGCAACAGAGGTGTAGGGCTCTGTCAGAAACCCAAAGAAGACATCTAGCTATCTCATTGGACGATATTATATTTATTCTGCCAGAGGAAGTTTCCGTAGTTTTTGATTCAAAtg GTAGGAAGTTTTGCTTCATTGTGATGAGGTTCTGGCATATGTCCACTGCTGATGTTCCTGAGGACCCGGAGAGTACCAAGATATTCAAAATGGCCGCCACTGAAGAAGAAGGCCCACAGAAGAAGATAGTGACAGCTGTCTATGA